The following are encoded in a window of Cataglyphis hispanica isolate Lineage 1 chromosome 21, ULB_Chis1_1.0, whole genome shotgun sequence genomic DNA:
- the LOC126857415 gene encoding mitochondrial coenzyme A transporter SLC25A42: MSGHATRPGDPGGQAVFEHCIQVAVLPIAGKHVSSALPATSIPPMERQDVNITKKRDGKEISNTQRVWTSLVSGAIAGALAKTTIAPLDRTKINFQISKQPYSAKAAIGFLSKALRTEGILSLWRGNSATMIRIVPYSAVQFTAHEQWKRILRVHGAERKNPWASFLAGALAGVTSQTMTYPLDLMRARMAVTLKAEYKTLRQAFSRIYKEEGILAYYRGFTATLLGAIPYAGCSFFTYDMLRYLLTVYTVTIPGFSTSLICGAIAGMVGQTSSYPLDIVRRRMQTSAIKGQHYHTITSTITKIYMEEGIMAFYKGLSMNWVKGPIAVGISFATHDTIRDTLRKVICEDSET, encoded by the exons CACTGCATTCAAGTAGCTGTGCTGCCGATCGCTGGAAAACACGTTTCGTCAGCATTACCTGCTACATCGATTCCACCAATGGAGAGGCAAGATGTAAACATCACG aaaaagcgCGACGGAAAAGAGATTTCGAATACTCAAAGAGTCTGGACGAGCTTAGTATCTGGCGCAATAGCAGGTGCTTTGGCGAAGACAACAATAGCGCCGTTGGACCGCACGAAGATCAATTTTCAGATCTCGAAGCAGCCCTACTCGGCCAAAGCGGCGATAGGTTTCTTGAGCAAAGCGCTACGTACCGAAGGTATCCTCAGCTTATGGCGTGGAAATAGCGCTACCATGATTAGGATCGTGCCATATTCTGCGGTGCAGTTTACGGCGCACGAACAGTGGAAGAGAATTTTGAGAGTGCACGGCGCGGAGAG GAAAAACCCATGGGCGAGTTTTTTGGCTGGTGCCCTTGCAGGCGTTACGTCGCAGACCATGACTTATCCGTTGGATCTGATGCGGGCGAGAATGGCGGTGACTCTGAAGGCCGAATATAAGACTCTACGACAGGCGTTCTCACGAATCTACAAAGAGGAGGGAATCCTCGCGTATTATCGTGGCTTCACCGCTACACTCCTCGGCGCAATCCCGTATGCCGGGTGCAGCTTCTTCACTTACGACATGTTGAGATACTTACTGACTG TGTACACGGTGACTATTCCGGGATTCTCGACCTCACTCATTTGCGGTGCCATCGCTGGAATGGTCGGTCAGACAAGCAGCTACCCACTGGATATTGTGCGGCGCAGAATGCAGACATCGGCGATCAAGGGTCAGCATTATCATACGATCACATCGACTATCACGAAGATTTACAT gGAAGAAGGAATAATGGCTTTTTACAAAGGCTTGAGCATGAATTGGGTTAAAGGTCCAATTGCAGTTGGAATCAGCTTTGCTACGCATGATACAATAAGGGATACACTGAGAAAAGTCATTTGTGAAGATAGTGAGACATAG